A window of the Mucilaginibacter sp. cycad4 genome harbors these coding sequences:
- a CDS encoding efflux RND transporter periplasmic adaptor subunit: MKTLLLAAVAALTLYGCSSAPQAPTAPPPPALPVATIVSGTETTYQEYPASIEGAVNVEIRPQVSGTLDKVFVDEGAFVSAGQPIFKINEQPYRAALNNALASLHAAEAAQVNAQLEVEKLTPLVANKVVSDYQLKTAKAAADVAKANIESAKANVATAQINLGYTLIKAPVSGYIGLLAKKQGSLVAPADVAPLTQLSDVHDVHVYFSLGEKDFVAFKEQYPGANLKDKLKNVPSVSLLLADNKEYAKQGKIDIVDGQFDKNTGAITLRANFSNPDGLLRSGNTGKIRLSLSHKDALIVPEASTIEMQDKVFVFVVGDSSKVKKQPIDIVGKSGDHYLVKDKEAIKAGDQIVLEGIDKLQEGMVIQPQKAADKVAVVVKK, translated from the coding sequence ATGAAAACACTCCTTTTAGCAGCAGTTGCAGCTTTAACATTATACGGATGTTCATCTGCACCGCAGGCTCCAACAGCACCACCACCGCCGGCCTTACCGGTTGCTACTATAGTATCAGGTACCGAAACTACTTACCAGGAATATCCGGCTTCAATTGAAGGTGCTGTTAACGTAGAGATCAGGCCACAGGTAAGCGGTACTTTAGATAAAGTATTTGTTGACGAAGGCGCTTTCGTATCTGCCGGTCAGCCTATATTTAAAATTAACGAACAACCATACCGCGCAGCTTTAAATAACGCTTTAGCAAGCTTACACGCGGCCGAAGCAGCACAGGTAAATGCGCAATTGGAAGTTGAAAAATTAACTCCGCTTGTAGCTAATAAAGTAGTTTCTGACTACCAGCTAAAAACAGCTAAGGCGGCAGCTGATGTAGCGAAAGCCAATATCGAATCGGCTAAAGCTAATGTAGCTACCGCGCAGATCAATTTAGGTTACACCTTAATAAAAGCTCCTGTAAGCGGTTATATCGGTCTGCTTGCTAAGAAACAAGGTAGCCTGGTTGCCCCTGCAGATGTTGCTCCACTAACTCAATTATCAGATGTTCATGATGTACACGTTTACTTTTCATTGGGCGAAAAAGATTTTGTTGCCTTTAAAGAACAATATCCCGGCGCTAACCTGAAAGATAAATTGAAAAATGTACCATCAGTATCATTATTGTTAGCTGATAATAAAGAATATGCTAAACAAGGTAAAATTGATATTGTAGACGGCCAGTTTGATAAAAACACCGGCGCTATCACACTAAGGGCAAACTTCTCAAACCCCGACGGTCTCTTACGCTCTGGTAATACCGGTAAAATCCGCTTAAGCCTGAGCCATAAAGATGCCTTGATTGTTCCGGAAGCTTCAACTATCGAAATGCAGGATAAAGTATTCGTATTTGTAGTTGGCGATAGCAGCAAAGTTAAAAAACAACCTATCGACATAGTTGGTAAATCGGGTGATCACTACCTGGTTAAAGATAAAGAAGCTATTAAAGCAGGCGACCAAATCGTGTTAGAGGGCATTGATAAATTACAGGAAGGTATGGTTATCCAGCCTCAAAAGGCTGCAGATAAAGTAGCCGTTGTAGTTAAGAAATAA